A window of Rhizobium acidisoli contains these coding sequences:
- a CDS encoding Type 1 glutamine amidotransferase-like domain-containing protein, with amino-acid sequence MITALYSDQLIAENAPMDRRLAALILSRGNRIGYVASAPEPQRAFFDEKRQYYAQYGLSLDLFVDLDALAGDEEIGRLFACNAIHLTGGHTGDFLRRLRQSGMLEKLRAWALDDGIVVGTSAGAILMTPTIAADALFEGGSPDAVRDGAALDLTPFEFFPHLNDDPGYLPALLRYSKTTANPILACRDGEGLILGNGLVEIFGAPLMIAGGFVEAADRGRIADLLSRA; translated from the coding sequence ATGATCACCGCGCTCTACAGCGATCAGCTCATCGCCGAGAACGCGCCGATGGACCGGCGGCTTGCCGCGCTCATTCTGTCGCGCGGCAACCGCATCGGCTATGTCGCCTCGGCTCCGGAGCCGCAGCGGGCGTTCTTCGACGAAAAACGGCAATATTATGCGCAATATGGGCTATCTCTCGATCTGTTCGTCGATCTCGACGCGCTTGCCGGCGACGAGGAGATCGGCCGGCTGTTTGCCTGCAACGCCATCCATCTTACAGGCGGCCACACCGGCGATTTTCTGAGACGGCTGCGCCAAAGCGGCATGCTGGAAAAACTGCGCGCATGGGCGCTTGATGACGGCATAGTCGTCGGCACCAGCGCCGGGGCGATTTTGATGACGCCGACGATCGCCGCCGACGCGCTGTTTGAGGGCGGTTCTCCGGATGCGGTACGGGATGGCGCGGCTCTCGATCTCACGCCCTTCGAGTTCTTTCCGCATCTGAACGACGATCCCGGCTATCTCCCCGCGCTGCTGCGCTACAGCAAGACCACGGCAAATCCCATTCTCGCATGCCGGGACGGTGAGGGTCTCATCCTCGGCAATGGGCTCGTCGAAATCTTCGGCGCTCCGCTGATGATTGCCGGCGGTTTTGTCGAAGCAGCGGATCGCGGCCGCATCGCCGATCTGCTGTCCCGTGCCTAA
- the puuD gene encoding urate hydroxylase PuuD, with translation MYEYAIAWEWLAFAARWFHVVTAIAWIGSSFYFIALDLGLVKRPHLPPGAYGEEWQVHGGGFYHIQKYLVAPAQMPEHLTWFKYESYFTWISGFLMLCIVYYGGADLFLIDPHVLDITPTVAILISLASLAFGWLVYDLLCKSPLGRNTWGLMAVLYVVLVFMAWGYTQLFTGRAAFLHLGAFTATIMSANVFMIIIPNQKIVVADLIAGRTPDPKYGQIAKQRSLHNNYLTLPVIFFMLSNHYPLAFGTAFNWVIAALVFLMGVTIRHWFNTTHARKGRPTWTWIVTLVLFILIMWLSTVPKLLTGETDAAAVAPAFQQFAGDQHFPAVKQLISTRCSMCHAAEPAYEGIVRPPKGVMLENDAEIAAHAREIYIQAGRSHAMPPGNITDITPDERKLLVAWFESAVEGQKQ, from the coding sequence ATGTATGAATATGCCATAGCATGGGAATGGCTCGCCTTCGCGGCGCGCTGGTTCCATGTCGTCACCGCGATCGCCTGGATCGGATCGTCCTTCTATTTCATCGCGCTCGATCTCGGACTGGTGAAACGCCCGCATCTGCCGCCCGGCGCCTATGGCGAGGAATGGCAGGTCCATGGCGGCGGCTTCTACCATATCCAGAAATATCTGGTCGCGCCCGCGCAAATGCCGGAGCACCTGACCTGGTTCAAATATGAGAGCTATTTCACCTGGATTTCCGGCTTCCTGATGCTCTGCATCGTCTATTACGGCGGCGCCGACCTCTTCCTGATCGATCCGCACGTGCTCGATATCACCCCGACGGTGGCGATCCTCATCTCCTTGGCGTCATTGGCCTTCGGCTGGCTCGTCTACGATCTGCTGTGCAAATCCCCGCTCGGCCGGAACACCTGGGGGTTGATGGCCGTGCTCTATGTCGTGCTCGTCTTCATGGCCTGGGGTTATACGCAGCTTTTCACCGGCCGCGCCGCCTTCCTGCATCTCGGCGCCTTTACCGCAACGATCATGTCGGCCAACGTCTTCATGATCATCATCCCGAACCAGAAGATCGTCGTTGCCGATCTCATCGCCGGCCGCACGCCCGATCCGAAATACGGCCAGATCGCCAAGCAGCGTTCGCTGCACAACAACTACCTGACGCTGCCGGTCATCTTCTTCATGCTGTCGAACCATTATCCACTGGCCTTCGGCACGGCGTTCAACTGGGTGATCGCAGCGCTCGTCTTCCTGATGGGCGTCACCATCCGTCACTGGTTCAACACCACGCATGCCAGGAAAGGCCGGCCGACCTGGACCTGGATCGTCACCCTCGTCCTCTTCATCCTGATCATGTGGCTTTCGACGGTGCCGAAACTGCTGACCGGCGAGACGGATGCGGCAGCCGTCGCGCCCGCCTTCCAGCAATTTGCCGGCGATCAGCATTTCCCCGCCGTCAAACAGCTGATCTCGACCCGCTGTTCCATGTGCCATGCGGCTGAGCCCGCCTATGAGGGCATCGTGCGGCCGCCGAAGGGAGTGATGCTCGAAAACGACGCGGAAATCGCCGCCCATGCCCGCGAAATTTATATACAGGCGGGCCGCAGCCATGCGATGCCGCCCGGCAACATCACCGATATCACGCCGGACGAACGCAAGCTGCTCGTCGCCTGGTTTGAAAGCGCAGTCGAAGGCCAAAAACAATGA